The Natrinema saccharevitans genome includes the window AGTTGATCGCCGGTCGAACGGGCGGTCGCCGCGATCATCAAATCGCGAACGGCCATCCGGTCGCCATCGGCGAGGAGTTCGTCTTGCAGCCGAGTTGCCTCGAGCGCGATCTCATCGTTGAACTCGAGCGAATGGACGCCGCCGAAGTGCTGGCGCTGCGCCCGGAGATCGGTGTCGCCGCTGCCGAGCGTTCCGGCGAGGACCTCGTAGACACAGATCGCTGACGTGAGGTACGGTTCGTCTTGAGATTCGACGA containing:
- a CDS encoding PIN domain-containing protein gives rise to the protein MTFLDSSVIIDMLESVDETVAFVESQDEPYLTSAICVYEVLAGTLGSGDTDLRAQRQHFGGVHSLEFNDEIALEATRLQDELLADGDRMAVRDLMIAATARSTGDQLVVADSDFQTAALESKMQVTNLRRE